The nucleotide window AGATAACCTCGACGAGATCCATCCGGATCGGCGGGTTGAAAAAGTGCATCCCACAGAAGGCGTCGGCTCGGTCCGTGAACTCGGAGAGATCCGTGATCGAGAGACTCGAGGTGTTCGTCGCGAAGATCGCGTCGTCGGGGGCGACCGACTCGAGTTCCTCGTAGACGTCCTGTTTGATTTCCATCTTTTCGGGGACGGCCTCGATGACGACGTCGGCGTCGCCACAGGCCTCTGCCATGTCGACGAGCGGCGTGATCCGCGCTAAGGTGGCGTCGGCTTCCTCCTGGGTAAGCTGGTCGTTCTCGGCGAGCTTGTCGAGCGACCACTCGATCTGTTCGTATCCGTTCTGGACGAACTCGTCGTTGATATCACGTAGGTTGACGTCGTAGCCAGCCATCGCGACGACCTCCGCGATACCGTGGCCCATATTTCCTGCGCCGAGAACTGCGACGGTGTTGATGTCTTCCAGCTCCATGGTCACAGTTCCAATCGGCACGGGTTTCAACGTTTCCCTATTTCCTAAAGAAAACTATAGTTTTGTTTACTGTCGGTTACAAAGCTCTTTACCGCTGGCCTCGGAACTCGTTGGCATGGAATTCGGTCTCACCGAAGAACAGGAACAGATTCGCGACGAGGTCAGGCGGTTCGCCGAGAACGAAATCGTCCCGAACGCCGAAAAGTACGACGAAGAGGAGACGTTCCCCCACGAGCTCGTCGACGAGGCCGCCAAGATGGGACTGGTCGGCTCCTCGATCCCCGTCGAGTACGGCGGCGCGGGCTACTCGACGCTCGAGACGGTCCTCATCGCCGAGGAACTGTTCTCCTACGACCCCGGCATCGCGCTCTCGATCATGGCGTGTTCGTTCGGGACCGAAGCCATTCAGGAGTTCGGGACCGAAGACCAGAAAGAGCGCTTCTTAGAGCCCGTCGCCATGGGCGAGAAGATTTCGGGGGCGGCAATCTCTGAACCCGACACCGGCTCGGACGTCTCCTCAGTTTCCACGCGCGCAGAGAAAGATGGCGACGAGTGGGTGATCAACGGCAACAAGATGTGGATCACCAACGGGACCGTCGGCGACTTCTTCGTCATGCTGTGTAAGACCAACCCCGACGCCGAGGGACGCTACAACGGCTTCAGCCAGATCGTCGTCGAGTCCGACCGCGACGGCTTCTCGGCCGACAAGATCACCGGCAAGATGGGCATCCGTGCCTCGGACACGGCCGAACTCATCCTCGACGACGTCCGCGTTCCCGAGGAGAACCTGATCGGCACCCGCGACGCCGCCTTCATGCAGCAGATGCAGTTCTTCGACGCCACTCGGACCGGCGTCGCCGCACAGGGCGTCGGTATCGCGAAAGGGGCACTGCGCGAAGCCCTCGAGTACGCCCAGGACCGCGAACAGTTCGGCCAGCCGATCAGCGAGTTCCAGGCTGTCCAGCACAAACTCGCTGACATCGCGACGGAGACCGAGGCTGCTCGGAACCTGACGTACAAGGCCGCCTGGAAGGTCGATCAGGGCGAGAATATCACCAAACTCGCCTCGATGGCCAAGGAGTACGCCTCACGGGTTGCCGTCGACGCCGCGAACGAGGCCGTCCAGATCCACGGCGGTGCGGGCTACGTCAACGACTTCCCCGTCGAGCGACTCTATCGCGACTCGAAGATCACCCAGATCTACGAGGGGACGACCGAGATCCAGAAGAACATCATCGCGCGCGAACTGCTCGGCAAGGGCTTCTAGAGACGAACTTTTGCTCTGCGTGGGGTCGCTCTGCGACCCCACTCGGCAAAATCTTCAAAAGAGCGCTTCGCGCTCTTTTGGACCTCGCGGGATCTTCGATCCCGCTCAGCTTCGATGAAAAGCACTCCTCCTTCCGTTCTCTCACTCCTTACAGTCGTTCGTTTACATCAGTCGTCGGCCCGCTCGCTCGCCCTGCGGGCTCGCTAGCGGCTGTATCCACTGACACAGCCTGCCCTCCCCCGGATCGCGTGCTCGGCGAATCTCGCCGAGCACGCTCTCGGCCATCGGCAACGCCCTCGTTCTCGATCGGGTTCCGTCATCCGTCACTGTCGGAGTCGGAATCTCCGTCGTTGCTGTCGGAGTCAGTGTCCCCATCGTCAGTATCCGAATCGGAATCCCCATCGTCCCGATCAGAATCGGTGTCAGTGTCTCCACCGACCCGATCGGAATCAGTGTCGGTATCACCGTTCCCACCACTCGGCGGACTTCGATCGACGCTGTTCGCGTGCGCTCGCGGCGTGGCCGATCGCTCCGGCTCGCTGAGGTCCGACTCGTCCGGCGACGTGGGTCCCTTCTTGGGTGCGAAACTGGGCTCGAACACGTACAGGATGACGGGCGGGAGAACGTACGACCCGATCGCGAGCGCCGCGAACCACGGGTCGACGAAGACGAGGATGCCGAAGATGGCTAGCGCGGCGGTCGCGGCGGTGTGGATCGCTGTGTGCGTGTAGCCGCGGTAGAACGACCAGAACTCATGGAGCGGGCCCGCGACCGGTGGAAACGTCATTGGGACGACGTACGTTTCCAAGGAGGAAATCCGTTGGTGTGCGGCGGCTTCGGCGCTCGGGTCAGGTTACCACGGCGTCAGTCGTGGACTGCCCTCGAATTCGGGTGAATCCCCGCGAACGCGTGCCGAAACCTCGGTCCGGTGGACAGCCGAATACCTCAGTCGCGTCCGCGATCGCGGCCGACCCGATCGAGTCCGACGGCCTGGCCGCTACGGTTCGGATCGGCCGCGCCGGTGAGTTCGTCCTCACCGATGTCGATGACCTGGACGTTGCCGAGGGTGCTGGGTGACTCGTCCCATTCCAGGCCCCAGGCGGCAGTGGTTTCGCGAGCCTCGGGCGGGACGCCGTCGTCCCAGCCAATCCCGCCGCAGTAGTGGGTGTAGATGTTCGGCTCCGTGACCGCCTCTAGCGGGTCGAGGCCGTAGACGTACCGGTACAGGATCGTCTGCAGCGTCGTCGAGATAATCGACCAGCCGCCGGGCGACCCGGCGGTGAACTCCGGCCGCCCGTCCCGAAGGACCATCGTCGGACTCATACTGCTCAGCGGGCGCTTCCAGCCGTTCGGCTGGTTCGCACCGCCCGGCGCGAAGTCGAAGTCCGTGAGTTCGTTGTTGATCATGAACCCGCGTCCAGGGACCATCTTGCCCGACCCCATGAACTGCTCGATCGTCGACGTGTACGAGACCGCGTTGCCCCACTGATCGACGACCGAAAAGTGCGTCGTCTGGCCGTTATCGTGGATTTGCTCCGGATTACCGCCGCCAAAGCATCCCTCGGTGTCGCCCATGACCGACCGCCCAAGTTCGATCAGATTCGCTCGCTCCTGCAAGTACTCGTCCGAGAGCAGCGCGTCGGTTGGGTCGTCGATGAATTCGGGATCGCCCATGTACTCCATTCGATCGCCCCAGGCGACGATCGTTGCCTGGGCGATCAGGTGGTACATTTCGGGCGATCGGAGAGCGTGCTCGTCGATACCGAGGTGCTCGAGCATTCGGAGGACCATCGCCACAACCGTTGGTCCGGAACTCGGAAGCGGCTGGCCGACGAGCTCGACATCGCGCCACTCTGTACGGACCGGCTCGTCGAGCGTGACGTCGTAGTTCGCGATGTCGTTCGCGTCGACGGCGCGATCAGGATCTCTGGCGTGGCGCTGGATTTCGGCCGCGAGATCCTCGGCGATGGGTCCTTCGTAGAAGGCCTCCGAACCGTCGCGTTTGATCTGTTCGAGGGTCTCCGCCAGGTCGAGGTTCGTCATCGTGTCTCCCTCGTCGTAGAGGGTCCCGCGCTCGTCGCTGAAGGTGTCGAGGGCCGCGTCGTTGAACTTCCAGGTGTTGTTCGCGATCTGTTCTGCGAGGAACCAGTCGACGGTGAAGCCGTTGCGGGCGAGGTCGATCGCCGGGGTGATCAGCCGCTGGCGCGGCTTGCTCCCGTACCGTTTGCGTGCCGTCTCGAGCCCCTTCACCGTGCCGGGCACACCCATCGACTCGCCGGTCTGGATCGCCCGGTCGAAGTCGAGCTCGGTCCCCTGATCGTCGAGGAACATGTCGGGTGTCGCCCCTTGGGACGCGCGCTCGCGGCTGTTGACGACGTCGACCGAATCCGACTCGGCGTCGTAGATGACCATGAACCCGCCGCCGCCGATGCCCGACCCGTGGGGTTGCGTGACGGTCAGGACGTACTGGAGTGCGATCGCGGCGTCGACCGCGTTCCCGCCCTCCCGAAGGACGCGCGCCGCGACGCCACCGGCGATCGGGTCGACCGTCGACACCATCCCGTCGGCGGCAGTCACTTCGCGACCGCACGTGAACTGCGGATGGTCGCAACGGAACCCGGAGACATCCGTCACCTCTTGGTACTCCGTATCCGCAGTTACCGGATTCGACCCGATCGTGAGTGCGCCGGCCGTCGTCCCGGTGAGAGCGAGGAATCGACGACGATTGATTCTCCGCCCGTCGAACCCACCTTGCTGTTGTCCGTCAGATGTGTTGTATCTTCCCGCCATAAGCACGAAAAAAGTACTGACACGGTACAATGAACACCACGTCAGACATCACGTACTGATAACGAAGTGATGGCGAACCAACAGAGCGTGCGGATACGGGCCGAACTCGCTCGGATCGTGGAGGGAGGGCGTTCGCAGAGCGATCTTTCGGTCGAACTGGACTGTCGTTCGGTCGGTGACCGGGAACCCTATTCCGAGTGACCACGTGTGCACTAGTATGAGAGAGTTCGTCTTCGCCCTCGAGTACGAGCCGGATGCGAATCCGGTCGCCGACGTCCTCGCCGACCACCCGGCGGCGTCGATCCGGTCGCTGTCGTGTCACGTCACCGAAGACAGCCTCTGGCGGGTCGACCACGCCGAGGGGCCACCGGAGGCACTCGAGGCGCTCGAGGACGCCTATAAAAATGCGGACTTCTTCGCGGACTGTCTCGTCAAAGACGATTGCGGCGCAGACTGCGAGGTACAGGTACTCGACCGCTCGAGTGACACGCTGGTAGTCTACACCTACTGGGATCGCACCGAGATCTGTACGTCGGTCCCCCACGTCGCCCTCGAGTATCTCGGCGAGGGGCTGTTGTTCGAGACCTACCGCGAAGGGCGCCGGTACCGCTGGCGAATCGTGCTGGGCAGCGACGCGCCGATACACGAGTTCTTCGACGCGTTGGGCGAGGAAGTCGGCGAGTGTGCGGGCATGGAGATGCTGCGGCTGACGGAACTCGACCCCGAACGCAACGGGATCGAGTCCGACCACGACCAACCGCTCCCGAGCGAACAACGGGATGCGTTGCAGGCGGCCGTCGAGTACGGCTACTACGAGACTCCCCGGCGGATCGATCTCTCTGAACTCGCCGAGCGACTGGACGTGCCCCGATCGACGCTCTCCTACCGGCTTCGGCGGGCCGAAGCCAGCCTCGCCACGGCGTTCGTCGCCGACGATCAATCGCTCGAGGCACTACCGGCTGAGCTGTGAGCGAGTCGGGTTCAGCTGCTACTGACCGAGATGAACCCGGCCCCGAGTTGGCGCACGCCAAATAACCCGTATGGTCCACGAGTGATTACTGACTCGTAATGAGTGAGTCATCGCCGTCGGCGCCGCCCGACTCGAGTCGCACGCTCGAGTTACGGGTGCCCGAGATGGACTGTCCGTCCTGTGCCGGGAAGGTGACAAACAGCGTCGAGCGGTTGGCGGGGATCGACGGGATCGAGCCGCGGGTGACGAGTGGCCGACTCGTCGTCGAGTACGACCCCACGCAAACGAGCGACGCCGAAATCCGCGAGCGGGTCCGTGCGGCGGGCTACGAAATCGTCGACTCGGCGTCCGAACTGACGCTGTCGGTCCCCGACATGGACTGTGCCTCGTGTGCCAGCAAAGTGGAGAACGCACTCGAGAGCGCCGACGGCGTCGGCGAGATCGAGACGCGGCCAACGTCGGGCCGTGTCACCGTCTCGGTCACCGACGAGACCGACCCCGAGTCGGTCGCCGACGCGATCGGCGCTGCCGGCTACGACGCGACGCCTCTTCAGGACGGCACCGATGCCGTTGTCGACGAACAGCCGATCTGGCAGAGCCGCCGAGCCATCGGGACCGCGATCGGTGCCGCGATCGTCACGGTCGGGATGGCACTCTCATTTGTCGTCCCGGCGCTCGATCCGACGCTCGGGACCGTCGCCGGCCGCACCTACGCGCTGTCACACCTCCTGTTCATCGTCGCCGCACTAGTCTCCGGGACGCCAATCTTGCGGAACGGCTACTACTCCGCGCGCAACCGGAGTCTCGACATCGACTTCCTGATGAGCGTCGGGAT belongs to Natronorubrum aibiense and includes:
- a CDS encoding helix-turn-helix domain-containing protein; the encoded protein is MREFVFALEYEPDANPVADVLADHPAASIRSLSCHVTEDSLWRVDHAEGPPEALEALEDAYKNADFFADCLVKDDCGADCEVQVLDRSSDTLVVYTYWDRTEICTSVPHVALEYLGEGLLFETYREGRRYRWRIVLGSDAPIHEFFDALGEEVGECAGMEMLRLTELDPERNGIESDHDQPLPSEQRDALQAAVEYGYYETPRRIDLSELAERLDVPRSTLSYRLRRAEASLATAFVADDQSLEALPAEL
- the ggt gene encoding gamma-glutamyltransferase yields the protein MAGRYNTSDGQQQGGFDGRRINRRRFLALTGTTAGALTIGSNPVTADTEYQEVTDVSGFRCDHPQFTCGREVTAADGMVSTVDPIAGGVAARVLREGGNAVDAAIALQYVLTVTQPHGSGIGGGGFMVIYDAESDSVDVVNSRERASQGATPDMFLDDQGTELDFDRAIQTGESMGVPGTVKGLETARKRYGSKPRQRLITPAIDLARNGFTVDWFLAEQIANNTWKFNDAALDTFSDERGTLYDEGDTMTNLDLAETLEQIKRDGSEAFYEGPIAEDLAAEIQRHARDPDRAVDANDIANYDVTLDEPVRTEWRDVELVGQPLPSSGPTVVAMVLRMLEHLGIDEHALRSPEMYHLIAQATIVAWGDRMEYMGDPEFIDDPTDALLSDEYLQERANLIELGRSVMGDTEGCFGGGNPEQIHDNGQTTHFSVVDQWGNAVSYTSTIEQFMGSGKMVPGRGFMINNELTDFDFAPGGANQPNGWKRPLSSMSPTMVLRDGRPEFTAGSPGGWSIISTTLQTILYRYVYGLDPLEAVTEPNIYTHYCGGIGWDDGVPPEARETTAAWGLEWDESPSTLGNVQVIDIGEDELTGAADPNRSGQAVGLDRVGRDRGRD
- a CDS encoding acyl-CoA dehydrogenase family protein, giving the protein MEFGLTEEQEQIRDEVRRFAENEIVPNAEKYDEEETFPHELVDEAAKMGLVGSSIPVEYGGAGYSTLETVLIAEELFSYDPGIALSIMACSFGTEAIQEFGTEDQKERFLEPVAMGEKISGAAISEPDTGSDVSSVSTRAEKDGDEWVINGNKMWITNGTVGDFFVMLCKTNPDAEGRYNGFSQIVVESDRDGFSADKITGKMGIRASDTAELILDDVRVPEENLIGTRDAAFMQQMQFFDATRTGVAAQGVGIAKGALREALEYAQDREQFGQPISEFQAVQHKLADIATETEAARNLTYKAAWKVDQGENITKLASMAKEYASRVAVDAANEAVQIHGGAGYVNDFPVERLYRDSKITQIYEGTTEIQKNIIARELLGKGF